The genomic interval CAGCCTTACACGGAAGAATTTGAAGTAGACTATCGCCCGGCACTTAATGTGGTTGCGGCGCTGATGGAAATTCAGAAAAATCCTGTAACGAAGGACGGCAAGAAGACAACGGCTGTTGTTTGGGAATGCAATTGTCTCGAAAAGGTATGCGGCGCCTGCATGATGGTTATCAACGGTAAGGCACAGCAAGCATGTGCCGCTCTGATTGATCATCTGGAACAGCCGATCAGACTGGCTCCGGCAAGAACCTTCCCCGTTATCCGGGATCTTATGATTGACCGTTCGGTCATGTTTGAAAGCTTAAAAAAGGTACAGGCTTGGGTAAAAGTGGACGGCAGTTGGCAGATTCATAATGATGCTCCCCGTCAAAACCCTAAGACTGCCGATACAGCTTATGAGATTTCCCGTTGCATGACCTGCGGCTGCTGCATGCACGCTTGTCCGAATGTAAACTCCGGTTCCGATTTCATTGGACCGGCTCCGATGGTGCAGGCTCATTTATTTAACCTGCATCCTACCGGCGAGTACAATAAGGAAGACCGTATTAACGCATTGATGCAAAAAGGCGGTATCAGTAGCTGCGGCAACAGCCAAAACTGCGTACAGGCTTGCCCGAAAGATATTAAGCTGACCGAATATATTGCCAAGTTAAACCGTGATGCTAACAAACAAGCTTTGCTGAACATGTTAAATAAGTAATTAAGGAATAAGCAGCACCTTCTGTCTTAACGGGAGGTGCTGCTCCTTGCATATTGACAATGTAAGGTATGTATGTTATTATAATTAAGCTTAAAAGAGAGATTTTGTTTAAAATGATCATTCAGCAATGCTGGTGAAAAGAAAAACATTGACAAAATATTAAGAATGAAGTAGAATATATTTTGTGATTAACGGGGCGTGGCTCAGTTTGGTAGAGCACCTGGCTTGGGACCAGGGGGTCGCAGGTTCAAATCCTGCCGCTCCGACCATATTTAAAATGTTATGCGGGTGTAGCTCAATGGTAGAGCACTAGCCTTCCAAGCTAGCTACGAGGGTTCGATTCCCTTCACCCGCTCCATATTTTTGTCAATGCGCCTGTAGCTCAGGGGATAGAGCAACCGCCTTCTAAGCGGTTGGTCGCACGTTCGAATCGTGCCAGGCGCGCCATGTAAATTTAATGAAATGGGCCTTCCGGTAAAGCGGAAGGCCTTTGTGTATTATAAGTACCCAGGTCTATCATTTGGGAGACAAAAAACAAGACAGTTAGGTTTTGGATTTTTAATATTTGGTTAAGCTGATTGACTGGTTCTAAGAGTTTTGGTAAAATGAGTATATTATTTTTAGAGTATTGATATTAATGGATAATTGTTATTTGAGTATGCCGGGGTAAATAAGCAACCGCCTTTGGTAGTTGATTATTTTATGCCGGAAGCTGTTTCAACTAGTTGATTTTGAAGTACATAGAGAAGGGATTGGAATTATGCATATTCGTAGTTTAGGAGTTAAAGGAAAAATCATGGCAATTGTCGCCATGATAGTATTGGTGGCCATCGGAGCAACCGTCGGGCCGATTTTGTATTTACAGACTGAAAAGATGTATCAAAGCTACCAAAATGAAGCGCTAAGCAGTAGCAGGGCCATGGAAGAAATGTTTAGTGAAAGTGAACGGAAAACAAAGGCGGTGGCTAATTTAGCAGCTTTGTTGCCGGGACTGGCGGAAGCCGCTTACGCCGGTGACGGGCCTAAACTTTTGCAATTAATTCAGGATGTACCGAAAAGTGGTGTCGACTATGTTACGGTTACCGATAAGAACGGTGTAGTTCTGGCCCGGACTCATTCCTCAAAAACGGGGGACAGTATTGCTAACATCTACGCGGTGCAGCAGGCCATGATCGGTAATACGTCCACTACAGTGGAAAATTCCCCGGCTACGCCGCTAAGCATTCGAACTTGCCTTCCGATTCGTTTGCCAGGCGGACAGGTTGTGGGAACGCTTTCCGTTAGTATTGACGGAGCACAGCAGACATTAGTGGATAAAGTAAAAGAAATTTACCAGGTGGATGCAACTGTTTTCGGTGGCGATACCCGGGTAAGCACCACGGTGATGAAGGATGGGCAGCGGGCGATTGGAACCAAAGCCAGTGGAGCCGTCATTGCCAAGGTATTGCAGGAAAAAGCGATCTATACGGGAGTGGCCGATGTAAACGGCAAACCCTATGTTACGGCGTATCGCCCCATTTTGGGAGCCCAGGATGGGACGGTAGGCATGCTGTTTGCCGGAAAGAGCCTGGAGCAGTATTACGCCGATCGCAATCACCAAATTTTTGTTACCGTTATTGCGGCATTGGCTGTGCTGGTATTATGTCTTGGTCTATCTTATTGGTTGACTAAAATATTTTGTGTTCCCTTGGAAAAACTTACTGTGGCCGTGAAGGCATTTAGTCAAGGCAATCTGTCGGTTACGGTTGATCATGTAGCGACTGATGAGTTCGGTACACTGGCTCAGGGCTTTAACAATATGGGGACCGAATTGAGAAAGCTGGTCGGTATGGTAAATAGTCAGGCGGAGCAATTGGCGGCCTCCTCGGAAGAGCTTACCGCCGGGACAGAACAATCAGCCTTGGCCTCACAACAGGTCGCGACCTCTATCACTCAAGTTGCCGAAGGAGCGGCTATGCAGCTTGCAGCCGTGGAAGAGAGTGTGCAGTCCATCCGCCAGATGTCGGACCTTGTTCAGCATGCGGCAGAGCAGATGGAGCAGGTTGCCGCCGAAGCGGCTGAGACATCGGCAAAGGCTACGCAAGGTGATGCTATGGTTAAACAGGCTGTGAGTCAAATGGATCATATTAAAAGCGCTGTAGGTACCTCGGCTGAACTTGTGACCGTGCTGGGAAGCCGTTCGCAGGAAATTGGACAAATTATTGACACGATTAGCGGTATTGCGGGACAAACCAATCTACTTGCCTTGAACGCTGCGATTGAGGCGGCAAGAGCGGGCGAACAGGGACGGGGATTTGCGGTTGTGGCGGAGGAAGTACGGAAATTGGCGGAACAGTCCCAGGCAGCAGCTCAAAAGATCACCGAACTGATCAACGAAATCCAGCGGGACACCGAACAAACGGTACAGGCTATGCACAACGGCACGAAGGAAGTCGGGAATGGTGCAAAAATTGTCATGGCTGCCGGTAATGCCTTTCAGGAAATCGAGCGAAGAATTTCCCGGATAAACAGCAGTGTAGGCACGTTGTCTGTTTCTATGCAAGAGATTAATCAAAGTAACAAGGCAGTGGTTGGCAATATTGATAAGATTGACAGTCTTAGCAAAGCAGCTGCTGCGGAAGCCGAAACGGTATCGGCAGCGACTGAGGAGCAGTCGGCGTCTATGGAGGAAATGGCGGCCTCAAGCAGAGGTCTGGCGGATATGGCGCAAAATCTGATAACGGCGGTAGGAAAATTTAGTATTTAAAAAGTTTTTGTTGCAGATAATACAACCCTGCGAGAATGTTGTAATTGTTTTGTCACATTTACTTAGTACACTAAAGATGGCCAAACGATTACATATGTTGTTCCGGCAGCCTGCGACCTGCCAGAACGAGGCAAGGCTCCTTATCCACCCCAAGGATAAGGAGCCTTGTTTATATTTATTTTTTAAAAAGGTTGCAGTTTTTTTGCCTTTTTCAGGTATTTTTCAGAATTGCATGCTATAACAAATAAGCCAATCAAGAGCTGATAACTTGCCAGGCTTAAAACGCTAGGATCATGGCAGCTATTTTTCTCAGCCCCAAGAGGAGGAAGTCAGCATATCCGATGTATGCTGACTGATGACAACAAGGGGTACGGATATAGACCGCCAGTATTCACTGGATTAAGGCTGATTGGGTATTTGATTTCTGTAAGGAGTAAAAACATGAAGGCGTACAGCCTTGGAGGTTATAGCATGAGACAGTATATTGAGATCAGTCATGAATTGTATGCGACAAAGACTTTGGAGAACTATTGGCGGCGGCCTGTATTTGTTGTTAGGGCATTGCTTCATAACAGGCATATGCAGGAATTAATTCACTTTTTTGCCGCTGACTCCATGCTTAAGCATTTACCTCTGACCCGCAAATACGCATTTGAACAGGCAGCGAGACACTGGTTTTACCGGCAGTCCAATTTTTGGGGACGAATTAAATTAATAAAAGAGCATTATTCCTTGTTTGTGTCCCTGATTAAAAAAGATGCTTTACAACATATCTATTCGGGAGGCAGTGTCATTCTTTGGGAGCAGGACTATAAGGGAGGACGGCTGCAGATGGAAGTATGTTTTCATGACTGTCATAAGAAGGAAGGCTTGCTGGCAATCGAATTAAAGCTGGATGGAGAACGGATTCAGCAAGTGACTTTTTGGGGAGGTTATGAAACCGGGCAGGAACCGGCTATATGGATTGGCGCATTGCAGGGAGCACCCGACGGGCGGCAAATGAATCATGATCTGACTAAATTTTGCTTCGGCTATCGTCCGCACAATCTGGTGCTGTATGCCGTTCGTTGTTTCGTCAGAGAGTTGGGCTTCCGGCATATATATGCGGTATCCAATTATGGGTTTTATACCGGCAATCATCTGCGGCTGGACCGTAAGCTGAAACGGTCACTGGATATGTTCTGGCAGGAGATCGGCGGGACGTTGACCGAAGACCGGCGTTTTTTTGCTTTACCTCTAGAGGAGCTGCGTAAGGATTTGAGTGAGGTCAAATCCCACAAACGCAATCTTTACCGGCAGCGTTTCGCGATGCTGGACTGTGTGGATGCTGCAATCAGTGAAGCTATTGCAACAAAATTAATAGGTCAATAAAAAGAAGTTGAGCTGTCCGATTATGTCGGCAGTTCAACTTCTTTTTATTCGTGTGAACGCTTGTGTTTTTAATTTTGCAGCAGCCGGGCAAACTAGTTAAAGATTAAATGATTAAGTCACTCCGGGAAGGAAGGGCGAAGAGACAAGGGGCGTTTATATGGGAGAGCATGCAAGGGTGAGGCTGATTCTTACCAGTGGCTGCATACTGGCGCAAATTCTGGTGATGCTGGGAATGGCCGGGCAAGAGAATTGGGAATTTATGCGCGGAGCGGCTTGGGGTGCGATATTGCTGCTTGCCTATACCCTCTGGGAAATAAAGTGTCGGCTGTACATGAACAATTACGTACGGGCCTTGATTGTCATCACGGTTGTTGCTGACAGCTATATTGGCGGTTATTTAGGCTATTATATGACGTCACAGATTTTTGACAAAGCACTGCATCTGTTTGGCACCTATTCTTTTGCCTTGTTTTTTTACATATTGCTGGCTCAGTTGATCATCCGTCAGCCGGTTAATCGATTGTTTACCTGTTTGTTCATTATTTGCCTCGGTATATCGCTGGGAGTGGTTTATGAACTGCTGGAATTTGCAGTTGATACAATCAACAAGCCTCTTATTCCGGGGCAGGCGAGTCTCGTGGATACCGATCTGGACCTGCTTGCCGATACCGTGGGTGCGGTTATTGCCGCTGTTCAGCTTGCGTATACCCGTTTGGGACGGTATCTGGCCGACAAGCTGTTTTCCTAGCGTAAGGCTTCGTTGTCGTCACCTATAATCGATAGGGGTATCCATCTCCGCCTTTTCTTACGAAAAACCTCGCAAATTAATTCCCCGCTTCAAGTTGGGCGGAACACTAGTGACCCGCTCAACTTTAAAGCTGGAAGAAGATAATGAGGCAAAATTTTGTCGCCAAAGCAGAGGGAGGAGCTATACCGCCAGTATGTCAACTGAAGACAACGGCGGTTGAGGAAGTCGTACACCTATCAGCAAATTCTGCATTCAAGGCTAGAGGAGCGCTAGATTTTGGCCGGGGACGGTGCCGGGCTGATATACAGTTTTCCCTTGGAATCAATCGCTGCATAGCTGACCTTATCGGGACTGGTAATTCCTTTGCCGGCAAGCTGCCCATTCAGCCAATCGAGAGAATAATTTCCTTGCAGGTTTTTGTAGATTACTTCGCCGTCCATGATCAGTTCAAGAGGAAAAGTCGGATCCTGCGAGGCTAGCTTGATATCGCTTCTGGTTACCGTTTGGTAATCGGATTTTTTTATAACGCTTAGATTACCGGAGGTTTCCACTACGGCGTACTGCACTTCGGCAGGATCCAAAATGCCTTGTTGGCGCAACTGCCCGTTCAGTTCATCCAGGTCGTAACGGAGTTTTCCCATGTTAGCAGTCATAATGCGGCCATTTTCAATAACTACTGTGGGAGAACCGTCAATGAGTTTGCGTAACCGGCGGCTCCGGATGGTCAGATGAGAAATGAGGTAGGTAAGGAGAACAAACAGGACCAGATCGTAATAATGACTCAGGGTTTTATCCGGATCGGCTGCGGCTACATTGGCGGCAATGGAACCGATGGTAATGCCGCTGATATATTCATATAAGGTCAACTGTCCGATTTGTGTGTTACCTAAAATACGGGTAAAAATAAGCAGGCTTAAAAACACCAGCGAGGTTTGCCAGGTGTCACGAAGAAATTCTGATCCGACCATTGTTCCACTCCCTATCGTTATCAGTCGTTTGGCTGATCGTCTTTATTTTTTTGTTTCGGTAACGGTTTCATCGCCGGAACGATCCGGTATTCCGGCTGTCTGTTGACGGATAGAAGATTGCGAAGTACAAGCGCCTGTACGATACCTAAAATGGTCGCGCTGATGATATTGGACAATACCGTGTAGACCGGCAGGGGTGTGGTGCCTTCTGTTTTGAATAAAGTAGTTATGGCGTAAATAGTAAACCAAACCGTCATGAAATAAAGCCAGCTTTTGAATACCAGATTCCGGCTGGAAATCTGTGGTGTAAGCTGAGCGAAAACTGCACCCAGCATACCGCAGAAGACAATATGCCCCAGCAGGGCAAGAAACGTTTCGCTCGAGGTGAAAGGAGGTACATGGCCGTAAAGGATGATAGCCATCCAGTCGACAAAACGCAAGGTTGTTAAATGAAACATGCCGGCTGTAAAGCCCCAGACATTGGCGGTTATACCACCGATGGTACCGGCAAGAAAACCGTTTGTAATCCGATCTTCCATAATAAGTACCTCCTTGTTATACTGTTATAGATAGGATGAGAATTTATTAAAAATATATTCAGGGCCCTGTTCATTGAAAAGTGTAAGTTTTTTTACAAGGATAGGAGAAAGAAAGCCAGCATATCGAACATATGTGAGCTGACGACAACGCTTCAGGATGGGAAAAAAGTCGTGAGATAACCAAAGTTTTAATCCGGTCAAGGTACCGAGAGTATGCCGACTGACGACAACGAAGTAATCAGGGAAATAGACCGCCAGTATTCAATGGATTAAGAAAGATAAAGTAGTGGCTTGGTACGCTTTCTATGAGGAATTAGCGATAAGGGATGGATAGTGGATGGAGAATAAAGCAGCCTTATGTCATAGTTGCCGGTATTTTTATGTTACTTGGGACAGGAACTTTCCTTATGGTTGCAGGGCCATGAATTTTAAGAGCCGAATACTACCCTGCCGAGAAGTACGCCAGGCAGCAGGGGTGGATTGCTTGGATTATGTCGAAAAGGATAAGCCCTTGTAATGGTGAAATAAGAGGTTTTTATGGAAATTAATGTAAAAAGATATAAATAATGTAATAAAAGAAGGGCTTAAGCTGAAAAATGATGGTTGAAAATTAATTTTATGTAAAAATATGGATAAATTTTCTGTTTTATAATAGGAAAAGCCCCTTTTGGGGCTACCTATTTTCGACAGAGAGGAGTTTTTTTCGCCGGATCATGTCGGTTTTTTACGAAAAGTAAATGGACTAATTTAGAAGGAGATACATTATTTTACAAGAATGTTATAAGCATTTCAATTAATTCGAATTGAGGTGCGAATCATGTATTCAGCGGAAGCGGCAGCCAGTAAGTTGGTACATTACTCTCGTGAAGATGAATATAAAGATTATTTTGAAACAACGACGACCGGCATTCTATACCTCGACAGTAACGGGAGAATTAAAAATTTAAATAGAGAAGCAGAACGGATTTGCGGCATTGACCGGAAGCGGGTACTGGGAAAACAGGCTGAACAGGTGTTTCAGGATTTCGGCTACAAATTTCTGAAAGTATTTTCACCTGCTGATTGTGACAATCTGTATACTACCAGTGTAAGAATCAATGTAAACGAGCAGGCTCTCTACCTGCATATTAATGCACTGAAGCTAACCGGATCAAATGGGGAAACGACAGGCATGATCGTCATTTTGCAGGATGTTTCGGCGGTCCGGGCAGCGATTAAGCAAATACAGACAACACAGATGCTGGTTTCGCTGGGCGAATTGGCTGCCGGTGTGGCTCATCACGTCAGGACGCCGCTTACCACGCTGAGCGGTTATTTACAGGTCATGCTGGGGCGTCTGGAAAACGATCAGTATACTGTAAAGCGCGATACCCTGGAAGTATTGCTGGATGAAGTGTCCTATATCAATGATGTGGTAAAGGAACTGGTGTTGTTTGCCAAACCGCCGGTGAACAAAGAACCGCAGGTAGATATTAACCGGATTTTGCACGAGGCGCTGCTGCTTACTTTTAAAGATCTGGGTGGTGAAAAGATTAATATTCACAAGCAATTGGCGACCAATTTGCCCTTAGTTGCCCTGGATATTAATCTGGTTAAACAGGCCGTCGTCAATATCATGCAAAACTCCCTGGAAGCTATGGCGGAGGAAGGGACGCTAACCGTGAAGTCCTGGTTGAATTCGGAATTGAACATGCTGGTCATTGGGATATACGATACGGGCAACGGAATCCCAACTGAGATCTTGTCGCGGATTTTTGAACCTTTTTACACGACCAAGCTTGACCGGATGGGGCTTGGGCTGCCAATTGCCCACCGTATTATCAGTGAACATGGCGGGTTTATCCATGTCAATGCCGATGAACAGGGCGGTACGAAAGTAAAGATATATCTGCCCATTGTCGATGACAGGCTCCGCCGGTTGACGGTCGTGCACCAGCAACTGTTAAACCTGCAATAAACAGATAAGCCAAGAGGTCGCCTGACGTAACGTCGGGCGACCTCTTGGCTTATTCATTATATGAAACATTCCTCGATTTCCAGTGCCAGGCCAAGATCCTTTTTGATCCACTTGTCACACTTTTGCAAGGCTTGGCGTTCAATCGGAGCCGGTTCACTTAAGTACAGCTTGAGGACGGCGGCCTTCGTTTTTATCAACGCCTGTACCGTTTTGACCAGGCCCATCTGGGTGACGTCCAAGCATTCGGCGATGGCCAGCAGCATGGCTAGCTTCCGGGCAATATGCCAGTCCCCTTCATCTAAAAATTCACTATAGATTCTATTGCGGTAGTACTTGGCCGAAGTGCCGTTGTGCCAGCCGGCAATGACGGCAGCCAGTATTTGCTCGCGGTGTGTCAAACCGAATAGGCGGGCGTTTTCAATTAGGTATGAACTGTGGCGGGGATGATCATAGTAATTGATAGTGATGCCGATGTCGTGCAATAAGGCTGCCACCTTCAGCAGTTTTTTGTCGCCCGACCGGAGTGCCAGATGATCCTGCCAGCCGTCAAACAGGGTTTCAGCCAGGGCCGCTATATGATAGGCGTGATTTGGATCTCCCTCGTGAGCCAGCAGGACGTTATGGGTACTATGCTCCAGAATATTCTTCATGATCGGGGGTTGTTGGTATTTGGCTTGATAGTATTGCAAGAACAGCCCTTCCCGGACACCGCAGCCGCTGATGACCAACTGAGGGGCCTGGGTTATGTCGAGTAACCCTTTGACGATGTTAACACCGGCGATAATGATGTCAGCCCGCTCGCTGCTAAGTCCGGGCAGTTTGCGGCGCTGAGCCAGGCTGGTCTTGTCAATCAGCTCCAGGATTTGGTCAAAAGACAGAGGGCCCAGACGGTAATTATGTACTTTGGCAAAGGGATAGTTTTTAAGCCTTTGGTCTATTTTAGCAATATTGCGGGCCGTGCCGCCGATGCCGACCAGCGGAGCAAAGATTCTCTTCAGCCAGGGCAGGCTGGCAAGCTGAGCCTGGATGAAGGCCTGCAATTCGGCGATTTTGGCATCATTGACTTTGTCCTGCAGACCGAAGCGTTCGGTCAGCGTAACGGCACCAAAGGGCAGGCTGATGCTTTGCTTGATTTGCCGGTTTTTCACCAGGGTCAACTCCGTGCTGCCGCCACCCAAATCAAACAACAGGCCGTCCGTAAGGTCGATAGTGTTCATTGCGCCGATAAAGCCCAGCTCTGCTTCCAGTTCACCGCTGATTACGTCCAGCAGGATACCGGTTTCCCTTTCCGCCAGAGCGATAAACTGATCGCCGTTTTTGGCGTTGCGGACAGCAGCGGTGGCGACGCCGATGATTTTGTCCACCTGAAATAACTGACACATGTGAGCAAAAATTTTTAGCGTGCTTAACGCCCGGCCAATGGCTTCGGGCTGTAAGTGTAAAGTAGCATTCATGCCTTCGCTTAACCGTACCGACTCTTTTTGATTGTAGACCAGATTATAGGCACCTTTTTCGTAAACATGCATGACAATCAGGCGGGCGGAGTTGGAGCCTAAATCAATGATTGCAATCCGTTCTGTCACAAAGATCACTCCTATTGCAAAATGTATTGTATTTCCGGTTTATAATATTTTTACTAAATTTACAAAAGCATAACATAAAATTGTATAAGGCAGAAAGGGGTTTCGACACGGGCATGTCGAAATTACATTTATTATGGAGGTGAGTACATGTCAGGAAAGGCTCCTGACCTGTTTGCCGCCGTGCATATCGGGTCAGAACAAATCAGTTTACAAATTGTGGAATATAAAAGCCTGCAGGATATTAAAGTAATTGAGAGGGCCAATTATCAAATGGTCCTGGGAGAGGAGACCTTCAAGACCGGACAGATCAGTTTCAGCGCGGTCAGTGAACTGTGCGAGCTGCTTAAGGGCTACCGGCGCTTGCTGGCAGAATACGGTGTTACGGAATATCGGCTGGTGGCTACGACAGCCATCAGAGAAGCTGATAACCAACAATATATTATTGACCAGATCCGGGTAAAAACGGGCTTTCGCGTGGAAGTAGCCGGGATGACCCAGGAAATTTTCTATAAGTATGTGGCACTTTATCGCCGGATGCAGGAGGCTCAATTAGCCAACCGGACAGACGCGGTACTGTTTGTGGATATTTCGTCAGGCGGTTTAGGCATTACCTTATATAAACAGGGCGCTTTAATTTATCAGCAGAATCTTCATATTGGCATTTTGCGTATTAAGGAAAGCTTTGAAAAGCATCAACGGGAATCGCTGCATTTTCATAAAGCCCTGGAGGAATTTATTTATAGCGTCATTGCGCCGGTTCAGGAAGAGCTGGGCAGACATCAAATTAAGTATTTGGTGCTGTCCGGCCTGGAGACCAATCTATTACTGAGCATTTTGGGGCGGGAACCGCAGGAAGCAGTTTCTTATATCAGTTTACATGATTTTTACCAATTATATAAGCAGGTTGTTAACTTAAATTTATCGCAAATCATTGATATCTTCAATCTGGCTGAAAATAAGGCCGATATGGTGCTCCCTACTATTATACTATACCGGCAGATTATGGCACTAACCGATGTGGAACAAATTGTTATTGCCAACGACCAGTTTATTGATGGAATTACTACCTTGTATATTGCGGAAAATACAAAAGACGCCTGGTTACAGGATATTGAGGCGCAACTGGTCAGCTTGGCACGGAGTTTTGCCCGCCGGTATCGCTACAACGAAGCGCATGCGGAAAAGGTGGAAGAGATCGCGCTGATTATTTATGACCGGATTGTAAAGCTCCATGGCATGGGGAAACGGGAGCGGCTGCTGTTAAAAGTGGCGGCTATTTTGCACGATATCGGTAAATTTATCAATTTGCGCCGCCATTATCTTTACTCCTACCGGTTGATTCTGTCTTCGGATATATTGGGCTTTAGCGAGGAAGAAAAGATTATTATGGCCAGTGTGGCCTATTATCACTCCAAGGGAACGCCGTCGGATTTTGAAAGCGGCTTTAACAGCCTGACCAAAGAGCAAAAGGTGACAGTAGCGAAGCTGGCGGCTATTTTGCGGCTTGCTAACTCACTGGATTGTACACACCGGCAGAAAATAGTGAAATGTACGGCTTCCTTTAACGAAGAGATGCTGTTTGTCGCCGTAGAGGCAAGAGAGGACATTTCGCTGGAAGAGTGGACTTTTGAAGATAAAGCGAGATTTTTTGAAAATGTCTTTGGCATCCGGGCAATTTTAAAGAGACAGGCAGGTTGATAACGGTGCTTACTAAACATGAAAACTTTATTAACCGGGAATTGAGCTGGCTGAAGTTTAACTCCCGTGTATTGGGAGAAGCCAATGATAAACAAAAGCCACTATTGGAGCGGCTGCGCTTTTTAGCCATTACCAGTTCCAATCTGGATGAATTTTTTATGATCCGCCTGGCGGGACTCAAACACCAGTTGGAAAGCGGAATTAATAAGATGGATGCCGCCGGCCTTACCGTCAGGGAACAGATTGACTTAATCAGCGAGTCGGCTCATGATCTGGTGAGGGGCCAATACCGTTTTTTGAAGGGTACGTTAAAGGATATCGAAGAGCATCAGATATATTTCCGCGATATTGATGATTTTAACGGCAGGCAGAAAGAGTGGCTCGATGATTACTTTCACAACACGGTCTATCCGGTTATTACTCCCATGGCGGTTGATGCCAGCCATCCATTCCCGTTTTTGGCGAACCGGACGCTAAACCTGGCGGTTACCCTGGTAAGGGATGACGAGACCAGCATGGCGGTTATCCCCGTGCCCAGGGGACTGCCGCGCATTGTGGCGGTGCCGGGGACTGACGGTAAGCAGGAATTTGTTTTCCTAGAGCAGATTATGATGAATTATGCCCAGAACTTATTCTACGGTTATAAAATAAAAGACATTGCGGTGTTTCGGATCACACGCAATGCCGATTTGTCCATTGATGAAGATGACGTAAAGGATTTATTGATCGAGGTTGAAAAATCTCTGCGTCAGCGTAAGCGAGGACAGGCGGTACGCTTGGAGATTGCCAAACGGGCTAATCCGGTCCTGCGCAGCTTCCTGATCAACGCACTGAAAATTTCCGAGCCCGATGTGTATGAAATAAACGGACCGATCGATTTGACCTGCATGATGAAGTTTGTCGATTTGCCCGGCTGTGACGCGCTGCGTTATGCCCCGCTGGTGCCGCAGGTCCCGGCCGACTTGATTGATCAGCCTGATTTATTTGCCGCCATCCGTAAAAAGGATATTTTGCTGCACCATCCGTTTGAAACCTTCCGGCCGGTAGTTGATTTTGTCCGGCAGGCGGCAGCGGACCCCAAAGTACTGGCTATCAAGCAGACCCTGTACCGGGTCAGCGGCAACTCGCCGATTGTATTGGCACTGGCCCAGGCGGCGGAAAATGGCAAGCAAGTGACCGTGCTGGTGGAGCTCAAAGCCCGTTTTGACGAGGAAAACAATATATTGTGGGCCAAGCGCCTGGAAGAAGCCGGCTGTCATGTTATTTACGGCCTGGTTGGTCTGAAAACACACGCCAAGATGATTTTGGTTG from Propionispora hippei DSM 15287 carries:
- the sdhB gene encoding succinate dehydrogenase iron-sulfur subunit produces the protein MAETKKKVHFIIERQDGPTSQPYTEEFEVDYRPALNVVAALMEIQKNPVTKDGKKTTAVVWECNCLEKVCGACMMVINGKAQQACAALIDHLEQPIRLAPARTFPVIRDLMIDRSVMFESLKKVQAWVKVDGSWQIHNDAPRQNPKTADTAYEISRCMTCGCCMHACPNVNSGSDFIGPAPMVQAHLFNLHPTGEYNKEDRINALMQKGGISSCGNSQNCVQACPKDIKLTEYIAKLNRDANKQALLNMLNK
- a CDS encoding DUF535 family protein gives rise to the protein MRQYIEISHELYATKTLENYWRRPVFVVRALLHNRHMQELIHFFAADSMLKHLPLTRKYAFEQAARHWFYRQSNFWGRIKLIKEHYSLFVSLIKKDALQHIYSGGSVILWEQDYKGGRLQMEVCFHDCHKKEGLLAIELKLDGERIQQVTFWGGYETGQEPAIWIGALQGAPDGRQMNHDLTKFCFGYRPHNLVLYAVRCFVRELGFRHIYAVSNYGFYTGNHLRLDRKLKRSLDMFWQEIGGTLTEDRRFFALPLEELRKDLSEVKSHKRNLYRQRFAMLDCVDAAISEAIATKLIGQ
- a CDS encoding DUF421 domain-containing protein; this encodes MVGSEFLRDTWQTSLVFLSLLIFTRILGNTQIGQLTLYEYISGITIGSIAANVAAADPDKTLSHYYDLVLFVLLTYLISHLTIRSRRLRKLIDGSPTVVIENGRIMTANMGKLRYDLDELNGQLRQQGILDPAEVQYAVVETSGNLSVIKKSDYQTVTRSDIKLASQDPTFPLELIMDGEVIYKNLQGNYSLDWLNGQLAGKGITSPDKVSYAAIDSKGKLYISPAPSPAKI
- a CDS encoding methyl-accepting chemotaxis protein translates to MHIRSLGVKGKIMAIVAMIVLVAIGATVGPILYLQTEKMYQSYQNEALSSSRAMEEMFSESERKTKAVANLAALLPGLAEAAYAGDGPKLLQLIQDVPKSGVDYVTVTDKNGVVLARTHSSKTGDSIANIYAVQQAMIGNTSTTVENSPATPLSIRTCLPIRLPGGQVVGTLSVSIDGAQQTLVDKVKEIYQVDATVFGGDTRVSTTVMKDGQRAIGTKASGAVIAKVLQEKAIYTGVADVNGKPYVTAYRPILGAQDGTVGMLFAGKSLEQYYADRNHQIFVTVIAALAVLVLCLGLSYWLTKIFCVPLEKLTVAVKAFSQGNLSVTVDHVATDEFGTLAQGFNNMGTELRKLVGMVNSQAEQLAASSEELTAGTEQSALASQQVATSITQVAEGAAMQLAAVEESVQSIRQMSDLVQHAAEQMEQVAAEAAETSAKATQGDAMVKQAVSQMDHIKSAVGTSAELVTVLGSRSQEIGQIIDTISGIAGQTNLLALNAAIEAARAGEQGRGFAVVAEEVRKLAEQSQAAAQKITELINEIQRDTEQTVQAMHNGTKEVGNGAKIVMAAGNAFQEIERRISRINSSVGTLSVSMQEINQSNKAVVGNIDKIDSLSKAAAAEAETVSAATEEQSASMEEMAASSRGLADMAQNLITAVGKFSI
- a CDS encoding two-component system sensor histidine kinase NtrB, with the protein product MYSAEAAASKLVHYSREDEYKDYFETTTTGILYLDSNGRIKNLNREAERICGIDRKRVLGKQAEQVFQDFGYKFLKVFSPADCDNLYTTSVRINVNEQALYLHINALKLTGSNGETTGMIVILQDVSAVRAAIKQIQTTQMLVSLGELAAGVAHHVRTPLTTLSGYLQVMLGRLENDQYTVKRDTLEVLLDEVSYINDVVKELVLFAKPPVNKEPQVDINRILHEALLLTFKDLGGEKINIHKQLATNLPLVALDINLVKQAVVNIMQNSLEAMAEEGTLTVKSWLNSELNMLVIGIYDTGNGIPTEILSRIFEPFYTTKLDRMGLGLPIAHRIISEHGGFIHVNADEQGGTKVKIYLPIVDDRLRRLTVVHQQLLNLQ